One uncultured Hyphomonas sp. genomic region harbors:
- the trpD gene encoding anthranilate phosphoribosyltransferase, which produces MTDTPPLSHALQALARRQPLEDDVLKGAFDTLLSGDAAPEEIGAFLMGLVVRGETAGELTAGATIMRQHARKVPTTGPLLDTCGTGGLPWKSLNTSTACAIVIAAAGGRVAKHGNRSVPPKTGSADVLEALGVNLEISEEEFTNCLDGAGVAFLFARSHHSAMRHVAPVRAQLGIRTIFNLLGPLTNPAGACHQVLGVFAPEWVEPMAETLGRLGTERAWVVHGLDGIDELSIAGPSKVCEVLEDGTLNEFEVHPSDAGLGTHPLSALESEDVAGNALAITELLDGHENPFRETVLLNAAAGLHVHGKASDLKEGAAMAAEAIDSGEAKQTLRKLVKLSRGEPLE; this is translated from the coding sequence ATGACCGACACACCTCCTCTCTCCCATGCGCTACAAGCGCTCGCGCGGCGCCAGCCGCTTGAAGACGATGTTCTGAAGGGAGCGTTCGATACACTTCTGTCAGGCGACGCTGCTCCAGAAGAAATTGGCGCATTCCTCATGGGGCTCGTGGTGCGCGGTGAGACTGCGGGCGAGCTGACGGCCGGCGCGACGATCATGCGTCAACATGCACGCAAGGTACCAACAACCGGTCCCTTGCTGGATACTTGCGGAACCGGCGGCTTGCCATGGAAGAGCCTCAACACGTCAACGGCATGCGCCATCGTTATTGCAGCTGCCGGTGGGCGCGTTGCCAAGCATGGCAACCGTTCCGTGCCGCCTAAAACCGGATCCGCTGATGTCCTGGAAGCCCTCGGCGTGAACCTGGAGATCAGCGAAGAGGAGTTTACCAATTGCCTCGACGGCGCAGGCGTTGCTTTCCTCTTTGCACGTAGCCATCACAGCGCCATGCGCCATGTCGCGCCCGTTCGGGCACAGCTTGGCATCCGGACGATCTTCAACCTCCTTGGGCCGCTGACCAATCCGGCCGGAGCGTGTCATCAGGTTCTTGGGGTGTTTGCGCCCGAATGGGTTGAGCCGATGGCAGAGACGCTTGGCAGGCTCGGCACGGAGCGGGCCTGGGTCGTTCACGGCCTCGATGGCATCGACGAGCTCTCCATCGCCGGTCCGAGCAAGGTGTGCGAAGTACTTGAGGACGGGACGCTCAACGAGTTTGAAGTCCACCCGTCCGATGCCGGGCTGGGCACGCATCCGCTCTCAGCGCTGGAGAGTGAAGACGTTGCAGGCAATGCGCTTGCGATCACCGAACTTCTTGACGGACATGAGAACCCCTTCCGGGAAACAGTTCTTCTGAATGCCGCGGCAGGGCTGCATGTCCATGGCAAAGCCTCAGACCTGAAGGAAGGCGCCGCCATGGCGGCAGAAGCGATCGACTCCGGCGAGGCAAAGCAGACATTGCGCAAGCTGGTGAAGCTTTCGCGGGGCGAACCGCTCGAATGA